In Deinococcus puniceus, one genomic interval encodes:
- the mreD gene encoding rod shape-determining protein MreD encodes MLRRSGRNTGLAPRGPGRWVGVVVYILLLLIVQGVLSRLLDPLRIPAPDLFLLTGAALAWRLPPVQAVVAAYGVGLVQDVLGGGALGLHAAGVGAGALLVLLVRRYVGDSGIFQALFTVLAATVGQWAAFLFLTYWLRSDLVTVETLRQTVPMALLSTLLIYPFWNRLVTWGMGERPGPEDGLS; translated from the coding sequence ATGTTAAGGCGTTCCGGCAGAAATACCGGGCTGGCTCCACGTGGGCCGGGACGCTGGGTAGGCGTGGTGGTCTATATCTTGCTGCTGCTGATCGTGCAGGGCGTGTTGTCGCGGTTGCTCGATCCTCTGCGGATTCCGGCTCCCGACCTGTTTTTGCTGACTGGCGCGGCGTTGGCGTGGCGCTTGCCCCCGGTGCAGGCGGTGGTGGCGGCCTACGGTGTGGGCCTTGTGCAAGACGTGTTGGGCGGCGGAGCGCTGGGCCTGCACGCGGCGGGCGTGGGGGCCGGAGCCTTGCTGGTGCTGTTGGTGCGGCGCTACGTGGGCGATTCGGGCATTTTTCAGGCGCTCTTTACCGTGTTGGCGGCAACGGTAGGGCAGTGGGCGGCTTTCTTGTTCCTCACCTACTGGCTGCGCTCCGATCTGGTCACGGTAGAGACCCTGCGCCAAACCGTACCGATGGCGCTGCTCAGCACGCTGCTGATCTACCCATTTTGGAATCGGTTGGTCACTTGGGGAATGGGCGAGCGTCCCGGCCCAGAGGACGGCCTGTCATGA
- the deoC gene encoding deoxyribose-phosphate aldolase gives MGSVKLAPYIDHTLLKATATAEDIRTLCAEAREHNFYAVCINPVYVPMAVSELAGSGVKVATVCGFPLGAVSSDQKALEARLSAEAGADEIDMVIHIGAALEDNWDAVEADVRAVRRAIPDRVLKVIIETCYLTDDQKRGATEASVKGGADFVKTSTGFGTGGATPADVRLMRDVIAGRAQIKAAGGVRSPADALEMIEAGATRLGTSGGVALVAGEKTGTGY, from the coding sequence ATGGGCAGCGTGAAGCTCGCTCCGTACATCGACCATACTTTGCTTAAAGCCACCGCCACCGCCGAGGACATCCGCACGCTGTGCGCCGAGGCCCGCGAACACAATTTTTACGCCGTGTGCATCAACCCCGTCTATGTACCCATGGCCGTCTCCGAACTGGCGGGCAGCGGCGTGAAAGTCGCCACCGTCTGCGGATTTCCGCTGGGAGCCGTCAGCAGCGACCAGAAGGCGCTGGAAGCCCGCTTGAGCGCCGAAGCCGGGGCCGATGAAATCGATATGGTCATTCATATCGGTGCGGCGCTGGAAGACAACTGGGACGCCGTAGAAGCCGATGTGCGGGCCGTGCGGCGGGCCATTCCAGACCGGGTGTTGAAGGTGATTATCGAAACCTGCTACCTGACCGATGACCAGAAACGCGGCGCGACTGAAGCCAGCGTGAAAGGTGGCGCAGATTTCGTGAAGACCAGCACTGGCTTTGGCACGGGCGGGGCCACGCCTGCCGATGTGCGCCTGATGCGCGACGTCATCGCGGGCCGCGCCCAGATCAAGGCGGCGGGCGGCGTGCGCTCTCCTGCCGACGCGCTGGAAATGATCGAAGCGGGCGCAACTCGCCTCGGCACCTCGGGCGGCGTGGCGTTGGTGGCGGGCGAGAAGACTGGCACAGGGTACTGA
- a CDS encoding Maf family nucleotide pyrophosphatase has translation MTVPEADPLEITLPEVILASGSPRRRELLGNLGVTFRVVVSGEPEDSPETDPARLAAELATLKARAVAALHPDAVIIAADTVVAVDGQLLGKPADAAENRAFLEALAGRTHQVLTGVAVQSPAGLACEVERTDVTFRPLTAQEIAYYATTGEGLDKAGGYGIQSVGMALVSGIRGDYSNVVGFPLTLVTRLLRAAGVPVWGQLNPVNLSADSLPKPVGVSSA, from the coding sequence ATGACCGTTCCGGAGGCAGACCCTCTTGAAATCACCCTTCCTGAAGTGATTCTGGCGTCGGGTAGCCCGCGCCGCCGCGAACTGCTAGGCAACTTGGGCGTGACTTTCCGGGTAGTCGTCAGCGGCGAGCCGGAAGACAGCCCAGAGACCGATCCGGCGCGGTTGGCAGCAGAACTGGCGACGCTGAAGGCCAGAGCCGTAGCCGCCCTGCATCCGGATGCTGTGATTATTGCCGCCGATACGGTGGTGGCGGTAGACGGGCAATTGTTGGGCAAGCCCGCCGACGCTGCCGAAAACCGGGCGTTTTTGGAAGCATTGGCAGGCCGCACGCATCAGGTGCTCACGGGCGTGGCGGTACAGTCGCCAGCAGGCTTAGCTTGCGAAGTAGAGCGGACTGACGTGACGTTTCGGCCCCTGACCGCGCAAGAAATCGCCTATTACGCCACTACGGGCGAAGGGCTGGACAAGGCGGGCGGCTACGGCATTCAGAGCGTGGGCATGGCGCTGGTGTCGGGCATTCGGGGCGATTATTCCAACGTGGTGGGCTTTCCTCTGACGCTGGTCACGCGGTTGCTGCGGGCGGCGGGCGTGCCCGTGTGGGGCCAACTGAATCCCGTCAACCTCTCCGCCGACTCTCTCCCCAAACCTGTCGGGGTGTCTTCGGCGTGA
- the mreC gene encoding rod shape-determining protein MreC, with amino-acid sequence MKGWRSVLLVYGGLLLLSMVATRFQVIVPTAISGSVAPITRIGVVAADNLRRAYTTVVNERNLAGEVGSLRKQNDVLRQRNELLTREVSRLRQVMQITATQAPNALGIAQVVAVDPSPLLARITLNRGTDDGVRVRMPVTVPGGLVGQVTGVSSNRATVVALVDPESSVGVTLQGNRGGRGLAVGVSPDRLRAQFSRSVPVKVGDVLVTSSLGGVYPVGIRVGTIESVLPLGPNDVNRTVIVRPAIDVGVVEDVTILEGL; translated from the coding sequence ATGAAAGGCTGGCGTTCCGTGCTGCTGGTGTACGGCGGCCTGCTGCTGCTGAGTATGGTAGCCACCCGCTTTCAGGTGATCGTACCCACTGCCATTTCGGGTTCGGTGGCCCCGATTACGCGCATCGGCGTGGTGGCCGCCGACAACCTGCGCCGCGCCTATACCACGGTGGTCAACGAGCGCAATTTGGCGGGCGAAGTGGGCAGTCTGCGCAAACAAAACGACGTGCTGCGGCAGCGCAACGAACTGCTGACGCGGGAAGTGTCGCGCCTGCGCCAAGTGATGCAGATTACGGCCACGCAAGCGCCCAACGCGCTGGGCATTGCACAGGTGGTGGCCGTCGATCCGAGTCCACTGCTGGCCCGCATTACCCTCAACCGGGGCACCGACGACGGCGTGCGCGTGCGAATGCCCGTGACTGTTCCGGGCGGTCTGGTGGGCCAAGTCACGGGCGTGAGCAGCAACCGCGCCACAGTGGTGGCCCTCGTCGACCCCGAAAGCAGCGTGGGTGTGACCCTGCAAGGCAACCGGGGCGGGCGCGGCCTAGCGGTGGGGGTGTCTCCAGACCGTTTGCGGGCGCAGTTTTCGCGCAGTGTGCCCGTGAAGGTAGGCGACGTGCTGGTGACCAGCAGTTTGGGCGGCGTGTACCCGGTAGGCATCCGGGTGGGCACGATAGAAAGTGTGCTGCCACTCGGCCCCAACGACGTGAACCGCACTGTGATCGTGAGGCCCGCCATCGACGTGGGCGTGGTGGAAGACGTGACCATTTTGGAAGGGCTATGA